The following proteins are co-located in the Streptomyces sp. NBC_01198 genome:
- a CDS encoding nucleoside triphosphate pyrophosphatase, whose translation MTSNRRVLVLASASPARLGLLKQAGFDPRVLVSGVDEDAISADSPAELARVLAEAKATAVAAGGMLEGGEIVIGCDSVLDLDGTALGKPADAAEATARWQEMRGRTGVLRTGHCVIDTASGRQVSATASTTVRFGTPDDAEIAAYVASGEPLYVAGSFTLDGRSAPFVDGVDGNPGTVIGLSLPLLRSLLSDLGVRITDLWT comes from the coding sequence ATGACGTCGAACCGCCGCGTGCTCGTGCTCGCCTCCGCATCCCCCGCCAGGCTCGGCCTGTTGAAGCAGGCCGGGTTCGACCCGCGGGTGCTGGTCAGCGGGGTGGACGAGGACGCGATCAGCGCGGACAGCCCCGCCGAGCTGGCCAGGGTGCTCGCCGAGGCGAAGGCCACCGCGGTGGCGGCCGGCGGCATGCTGGAGGGCGGCGAGATCGTGATCGGCTGCGACTCGGTGCTCGACCTCGACGGTACGGCGCTGGGCAAGCCCGCCGACGCCGCCGAGGCCACCGCCCGCTGGCAGGAGATGCGCGGCCGCACCGGAGTGCTGCGCACCGGCCACTGCGTGATCGACACCGCGAGCGGCCGCCAGGTGTCGGCGACGGCGTCCACCACCGTACGGTTCGGCACCCCGGACGACGCGGAGATCGCCGCCTACGTCGCCAGCGGCGAACCGCTGTATGTGGCGGGCTCCTTCACCCTCGACGGGCGCTCCGCGCCCTTCGTGGACGGCGTGGACGGCAACCCGGGCACCGTGATCGGCCTGTCGCTGCCGCTGCTGCGCTCGCTGCTCTCCGACCTCGGGGTGCGGATCACGGACCTGTGGACGTAG
- a CDS encoding acetyl/propionyl/methylcrotonyl-CoA carboxylase subunit alpha: MRKVLIANRGEIAVRVARACRDAGIASVAVYADPDRDALHVRAADEAYALGGDTPATSYLDVAKVLSAAAESGADAVHPGYGFLSENAEFAQAVLDAGLNWIGPPPQAIRDLGDKVAARHIAQRAGAPLVAGTPDPVSGAEEVVAFAKEHGLPIAIKAAFGGGGRGLKVARTLEEVPELYDSAVREAVAAFGRGECFVERYLDRPRHVETQCLADRHGNVVVVSTRDCSLQRRHQKLVEEAPAPYLTEDQNAQLYSASKAILREAGYVGAGTCEFLVGQDGTISFLEVNTRLQVEHPVTEEVSGIDLVREMFRIADGEELGYDDPPLRGHSFEFRINGEDPGRNFLPAPGIVTRFSAPSGPGVRLDAGVEAGSVIGPAWDSLLAKLVITGATREQALQRAARALGEFHVEGMATAIPFHRAVVKDPAFAPPQGPFTIHTRWIETEFVNTIPAFTGPAVDEEEAQGRETVVVEVGGKRLEVSLPASLGMTLARTGLAAGAKPKRRAAVKAGVAVSGDSLASPMQGTIVKVAVEENQQVSAGDLIVVLEAMKMEQPLNAHRSGTVIGLKAEVGSSVSSGAVICEIKD; encoded by the coding sequence GTGCGCAAGGTGCTCATCGCCAACCGCGGTGAAATCGCAGTACGCGTCGCCCGTGCCTGCCGGGATGCCGGGATCGCCAGCGTAGCCGTCTACGCGGACCCCGACCGGGACGCGCTGCATGTCCGCGCGGCCGACGAGGCGTACGCACTGGGCGGCGACACACCGGCCACCAGCTATCTGGACGTCGCCAAGGTGCTCTCGGCTGCGGCCGAGTCGGGGGCCGATGCCGTGCACCCAGGCTACGGCTTCCTGTCGGAGAACGCCGAGTTCGCGCAGGCGGTGCTGGACGCGGGCCTGAACTGGATCGGCCCGCCGCCGCAGGCCATCCGCGACCTGGGCGACAAGGTCGCCGCCCGGCACATCGCCCAGCGGGCCGGCGCACCGCTGGTCGCCGGCACGCCCGACCCGGTCTCGGGTGCGGAGGAGGTCGTCGCCTTCGCCAAGGAGCACGGCCTGCCGATCGCCATCAAGGCCGCCTTCGGCGGTGGCGGGCGCGGCCTGAAGGTCGCCCGCACCCTGGAGGAGGTCCCGGAGCTCTACGACTCCGCGGTGCGCGAGGCGGTCGCCGCCTTCGGGCGCGGCGAGTGCTTCGTGGAGCGGTATCTGGACCGGCCCCGGCATGTGGAGACGCAGTGCCTGGCCGACCGGCACGGCAACGTCGTGGTGGTCTCCACCCGCGACTGCTCGCTGCAGCGCCGGCACCAGAAGCTCGTCGAGGAGGCCCCGGCCCCCTATCTGACCGAGGACCAGAACGCCCAGCTGTACTCGGCGTCCAAGGCGATCCTGCGCGAGGCGGGCTACGTCGGCGCGGGCACCTGCGAGTTCCTGGTCGGCCAGGACGGCACGATCTCCTTCCTTGAGGTCAACACCCGCCTCCAGGTCGAGCACCCGGTCACCGAGGAGGTCTCCGGCATCGACCTGGTGCGGGAGATGTTCCGGATCGCAGACGGCGAGGAGCTGGGGTACGACGACCCGCCGCTGCGCGGCCACTCCTTCGAGTTCCGCATCAACGGCGAGGACCCGGGGCGCAACTTCCTGCCCGCGCCTGGCATCGTGACCCGGTTCAGCGCGCCCTCCGGCCCCGGCGTGCGGCTGGACGCGGGCGTGGAGGCGGGCAGCGTGATCGGCCCGGCCTGGGACTCGCTGCTGGCCAAGCTGGTCATCACCGGCGCCACCCGGGAGCAGGCGCTCCAGCGGGCGGCCCGCGCGCTCGGCGAATTCCACGTCGAGGGCATGGCCACCGCGATCCCCTTCCACCGTGCGGTGGTCAAGGACCCGGCGTTCGCGCCGCCGCAGGGCCCCTTCACCATCCACACCCGGTGGATCGAGACCGAGTTCGTCAACACGATCCCGGCCTTCACCGGTCCCGCGGTGGACGAGGAGGAGGCCCAGGGCCGCGAGACGGTGGTGGTCGAGGTCGGCGGCAAGCGCCTTGAGGTGTCGCTGCCCGCGTCGCTGGGCATGACGCTGGCCCGTACCGGACTGGCCGCGGGCGCCAAGCCCAAGCGGCGGGCCGCGGTCAAGGCGGGGGTGGCCGTCTCCGGCGACTCGCTGGCCTCGCCGATGCAGGGCACCATCGTCAAGGTCGCGGTCGAGGAGAACCAGCAGGTGAGCGCGGGTGACCTGATCGTCGTCCTGGAGGCGATGAAGATGGAGCAGCCGCTCAACGCGCACCGCTCGGGCACCGTCATCGGCCTCAAGGCCGAGGTGGGCTCGTCGGTCTCCTCCGGCGCGGTCATCTGCGAGATCAAGGACTGA
- a CDS encoding MFS transporter, translated as MSTHVLRDQTSTTRVPAPSGMRSFFALAAILGTQLMLLLDATVVNVALPGIGTHLGFSPTGMSWVLNVYTLAFGGLLLLGSRIGDLIGRRTALIWGVMAFTVASIAGGLANDSTTLLVARGFQGAAAALAAPSTLALIATTFREGSERNRALSVFSAISGAGSAVGLTVGGMLTDWGSWRWVFFINVPVGVAIVLLAPRFIKETERHRGGRFDVAGALTGTLGMASLVYAFIRVGETSWSDTRAVSTFVIAVALLAAFLVNETRVERPLVVLRLFADRNRALAYGVMLLVVAGMFGTFYFSTQYLQTYLGYSPLKTGFAFLPLAGPLFVAARIAPRALARFGAKRVASVGASLTLVGTIWITQLSASDGYARGILPTLILMGVGMGWTMMPLNTFILSGVEPKDAGSASGLLQTMQQVGGSLGLSVLVTVFGTVSRHHRQDPFIHGATAAFTLSAVFTATALLLVLSLKQPRRHVLA; from the coding sequence ATGTCCACGCACGTACTGCGCGATCAGACCTCGACCACCCGCGTGCCGGCTCCCTCCGGCATGCGTTCATTCTTCGCCCTCGCCGCCATCCTCGGTACCCAGCTGATGCTGCTTCTCGACGCGACCGTGGTGAACGTGGCCCTGCCCGGCATCGGCACCCACCTCGGCTTCTCGCCCACCGGCATGTCCTGGGTGCTCAACGTCTACACCCTCGCCTTCGGCGGCCTGCTGCTGCTCGGCAGCAGGATCGGCGACCTGATCGGCCGGCGCACCGCGCTGATCTGGGGCGTCATGGCCTTCACCGTTGCCTCGATAGCCGGCGGCCTCGCCAATGACTCCACCACCTTGCTGGTCGCCCGCGGCTTCCAGGGCGCGGCCGCCGCGCTCGCCGCGCCCAGCACGCTCGCGCTGATCGCCACGACCTTCCGCGAGGGCAGCGAGCGCAACCGCGCGCTCAGCGTCTTCTCGGCGATCTCCGGCGCCGGGTCCGCCGTCGGCCTCACGGTGGGCGGCATGCTCACCGACTGGGGGTCGTGGCGGTGGGTCTTCTTCATCAACGTCCCGGTCGGCGTGGCCATCGTGCTGCTCGCGCCGCGCTTCATCAAGGAGACGGAACGGCACCGCGGTGGCCGCTTCGACGTCGCGGGCGCACTGACCGGCACCCTCGGCATGGCCTCGCTGGTCTACGCCTTCATCCGGGTCGGCGAGACCAGCTGGAGCGACACCCGCGCGGTGAGCACCTTCGTGATCGCCGTCGCCCTGCTCGCCGCGTTCCTGGTCAACGAGACCCGGGTCGAGCGCCCGCTGGTGGTGCTGCGGCTGTTCGCCGACCGCAACAGGGCACTGGCCTACGGGGTGATGCTGCTGGTGGTGGCCGGGATGTTCGGCACCTTCTACTTCTCGACGCAGTATCTGCAGACGTATCTCGGCTACAGCCCGCTCAAGACCGGCTTCGCCTTCCTGCCGCTGGCCGGGCCGCTCTTCGTGGCCGCCAGGATCGCCCCGCGGGCGCTGGCCCGCTTCGGGGCCAAGCGGGTGGCGAGCGTGGGCGCGTCGCTCACCTTGGTGGGCACCATCTGGATCACCCAGCTGAGCGCCTCCGACGGTTACGCCAGGGGCATCCTGCCGACGCTGATCCTGATGGGCGTCGGCATGGGCTGGACGATGATGCCGCTGAACACCTTCATCCTGTCCGGTGTCGAGCCGAAGGACGCCGGATCCGCCTCCGGGCTGCTGCAGACCATGCAGCAGGTCGGCGGCAGCCTGGGCCTTTCGGTGCTGGTCACGGTCTTCGGCACGGTGTCGCGGCACCACCGGCAGGACCCGTTCATCCACGGCGCGACCGCGGCCTTCACCCTGTCGGCGGTCTTCACCGCGACCGCCCTGCTGCTGGTGCTGTCGCTCAAGCAGCCGCGCCGGCACGTGCTGGCCTGA
- a CDS encoding TetR/AcrR family transcriptional regulator, whose product MRADAQRNYDRLLEEAKQAFIVHGTDVALEDIARHAGVGIGTLYRHFPDRYSLMNAVFIRELDQLSDRAGELIGADEPAEALFSWLRAVGAHSGMYRGLSAAILAQSDGRMLQCKARLRASGETLLTRAKEAGEVRDGIEIGDLLKLTSAIVMCAEKNPEDRKTFERLMSLAVNGILAAPGAADAPSAGLSGQPQATS is encoded by the coding sequence ATGCGGGCAGACGCGCAGCGCAACTACGACCGGTTGCTCGAGGAGGCCAAGCAGGCCTTCATCGTGCACGGCACGGATGTCGCGCTGGAGGACATCGCCCGGCACGCGGGTGTCGGGATCGGCACGCTCTACCGGCACTTCCCCGACCGCTACTCGCTGATGAACGCGGTCTTCATCCGGGAGCTCGACCAGCTCTCCGACCGGGCCGGGGAACTGATCGGCGCGGACGAACCCGCCGAGGCGCTCTTCTCCTGGCTGCGCGCGGTGGGCGCGCACTCCGGCATGTACCGCGGGCTGTCGGCCGCGATCCTCGCCCAGTCGGACGGGCGGATGCTGCAGTGCAAAGCGCGGCTGCGCGCGTCGGGGGAGACGCTGCTGACCCGCGCGAAGGAGGCCGGCGAGGTCAGGGACGGCATCGAGATCGGCGACCTGCTCAAGCTGACCTCGGCGATCGTGATGTGCGCGGAGAAGAACCCGGAGGACCGGAAGACCTTCGAGCGGCTGATGTCGCTCGCCGTCAACGGCATCCTCGCCGCACCGGGCGCCGCTGACGCCCCCTCGGCCGGACTGAGCGGGCAGCCGCAGGCCACGTCATGA
- a CDS encoding DeoR/GlpR family DNA-binding transcription regulator produces the protein MVRANGAVSLRELARVVQTSEVTVRRDVRALEAEGLLDRRHGGAVLPGGFTRESGFPQKSHLATAEKTAIADLAASLVEEGEAIVVGAGTTTQELARRLARVPGLTVVTNSLLVAQALAHANRVEVVMTGGTLRGSNYGLVGSGAEQSLHGLRVSRAFLSGAGLTAERGLSTSNMLSASVDRALVQAAAEVVVLADHTKLGSDTMFQTVPTDLITHLVTDEPPAGDERAGTELQALADRGVQLVVAPAGPGEPAAPLPGPRRPHPLRPPSVPRLADLRPR, from the coding sequence ATGGTGCGGGCCAACGGAGCGGTGTCGCTCCGTGAGCTCGCCCGCGTCGTCCAGACCTCCGAAGTGACCGTGCGCCGAGATGTGCGGGCGCTGGAGGCAGAAGGACTGCTCGACCGCCGGCACGGCGGTGCGGTCCTGCCGGGTGGTTTCACCCGTGAGTCCGGCTTCCCGCAGAAATCCCATCTCGCGACCGCCGAGAAGACGGCGATCGCCGACCTCGCCGCCTCGCTGGTGGAGGAGGGCGAAGCCATCGTGGTGGGCGCGGGCACGACCACGCAGGAGCTGGCCAGGCGGCTCGCCCGGGTGCCCGGGCTCACCGTCGTGACCAACTCGCTGCTGGTCGCCCAGGCGCTGGCGCATGCCAACCGGGTCGAGGTGGTCATGACCGGCGGCACCCTGCGCGGCTCCAACTACGGCCTGGTCGGCAGCGGTGCCGAGCAGTCGCTGCACGGCCTGCGGGTCTCCCGCGCCTTCCTGTCAGGCGCCGGGCTCACGGCGGAGCGCGGCCTGTCCACGTCCAACATGCTGTCCGCCAGCGTGGACCGGGCGCTGGTGCAGGCCGCCGCGGAGGTGGTGGTCCTCGCGGACCACACCAAGCTGGGGTCCGACACGATGTTCCAGACGGTGCCGACCGACCTGATCACGCATCTGGTCACGGACGAGCCGCCGGCCGGTGACGAGCGTGCCGGGACCGAACTCCAGGCGCTCGCCGACCGCGGCGTGCAGCTGGTGGTGGCGCCCGCAGGCCCCGGGGAGCCGGCGGCCCCGCTCCCGGGGCCGCGCCGCCCCCACCCGTTGCGGCCCCCGTCCGTACCACGGCTGGCCGACCTGCGGCCGCGCTGA
- a CDS encoding NAD(P)H-quinone dehydrogenase, whose product MGYVTRIVIIGGGPGGYEAALVAAQLGAEVTVVDCDGLGGASVLTDCVPSKTLIATAEVMTTFDSSYEELGIIVADDTPPLERSARVVGVDLGKVNRRVKRLALAQSHDITASVTRAGAAVMRGRGRLEGPQTAEGTRTVVVTAADGTEQRLTAEAVLVATGARPRELPDAMPDGERILNWTQVYDLDELPRELIVVGSGVTGAEFAGAYQALGSTVTLVSSRDRVLPGEDPDAAAVLEDVFRRRGMNVMSRSRAESVKRVGDGVEATLTDGRVITGTHCLMAVGAIPNTSGMGLEEAGVKLTESGHIWTDKVSRTSASGVYAAGDVTGIFALASVAAMQGRIAMYHFLGDAVAPLNLKTVSSNVFTDPEIATVGYSQADVDGGRIDARVVKLPLLRNPRAKMQGIRDGFVKIFCRPGTGIVVGGVVVAPKASELIHPISIAVDNNLTVEQIANTFTVYPSLSGSIAEVARQLHNRKAGGQDQGLS is encoded by the coding sequence ATGGGGTACGTGACAAGGATCGTGATCATCGGTGGCGGACCCGGCGGCTACGAGGCGGCGCTGGTGGCAGCGCAGCTCGGTGCGGAGGTGACCGTCGTCGACTGCGACGGGCTGGGCGGTGCGTCGGTGCTGACCGACTGCGTGCCGTCCAAGACGCTCATCGCCACCGCCGAGGTGATGACGACCTTCGACTCGTCCTACGAAGAGCTCGGCATCATCGTGGCCGACGACACCCCTCCGCTGGAGCGCTCCGCGCGTGTCGTGGGGGTGGACCTGGGCAAGGTCAACCGCCGGGTCAAGCGGCTCGCGCTGGCCCAGTCGCACGACATCACCGCCTCGGTGACCAGGGCGGGCGCCGCCGTGATGCGCGGCCGCGGCCGGCTCGAAGGGCCGCAGACCGCCGAGGGCACCCGTACGGTCGTGGTCACCGCGGCCGACGGCACCGAGCAGCGGCTCACCGCCGAGGCGGTGCTGGTCGCCACCGGGGCGCGCCCGCGCGAACTGCCCGACGCGATGCCGGACGGCGAGCGGATCCTGAACTGGACCCAGGTCTACGACCTGGACGAGCTGCCGCGCGAGCTGATCGTGGTCGGCTCCGGCGTCACCGGCGCCGAGTTCGCCGGCGCCTACCAGGCGCTCGGCTCGACCGTGACTCTCGTCTCGTCCCGCGACCGGGTGCTGCCCGGCGAGGACCCGGACGCCGCCGCGGTCCTGGAGGACGTCTTCCGGCGGCGCGGCATGAACGTGATGTCGCGCTCGCGCGCCGAGAGCGTCAAGCGGGTCGGCGACGGTGTCGAGGCGACGCTGACCGACGGCCGGGTGATCACCGGCACGCACTGCCTGATGGCGGTCGGCGCGATCCCGAACACCTCCGGGATGGGGCTGGAGGAGGCGGGCGTGAAGCTCACCGAGTCCGGCCACATCTGGACCGACAAGGTCTCCCGTACCAGCGCCTCCGGCGTCTACGCGGCCGGGGACGTGACCGGCATCTTCGCGCTCGCCTCGGTCGCGGCCATGCAGGGCCGGATCGCGATGTACCACTTCCTCGGCGACGCGGTCGCCCCGCTGAACCTCAAGACGGTGTCCTCCAACGTCTTCACCGACCCGGAGATCGCCACCGTCGGCTACTCGCAGGCCGACGTCGACGGCGGCCGGATCGACGCGCGGGTGGTGAAGCTGCCGCTGCTGCGCAATCCGCGGGCCAAGATGCAGGGCATCAGGGACGGCTTCGTCAAGATCTTCTGCCGGCCGGGCACCGGCATCGTGGTCGGCGGGGTGGTCGTCGCGCCCAAGGCGAGCGAGCTGATCCACCCGATCTCCATCGCGGTGGACAACAACCTGACGGTCGAGCAGATCGCCAACACCTTCACCGTCTACCCGTCGCTGTCCGGCTCGATCGCCGAGGTGGCCCGCCAGCTGCACAACCGCAAGGCGGGCGGCCAGGACCAGGGCCTGTCGTAG